In Primulina huaijiensis isolate GDHJ02 chromosome 16, ASM1229523v2, whole genome shotgun sequence, a single genomic region encodes these proteins:
- the LOC140962083 gene encoding uncharacterized protein At4g06598-like isoform X1: MQVGWLCAGNYYMESSNLATHFPFVPADSTTYAHFSPFESKGKPRNPEAPNTHQRCSSESFLEEQPSWLDDLLNDSEIFTHKGHRRSASDSYAYLGDAAEKFSVRGKSKYESPFIGNLGPQKDLDSTSIDNKINSSDEKSDQVTGEVEGTIVVGKYTEQRSSRTLEGLADKAGDSQLKPSASELDSKRAKQHNAHRSRVRKLQYITHLERTVQMLQAEGSRISAELRFLEQQNAILIMENRALTQRLESISQEQIIKHWEQEMLEREIGRLQTLYHLQKQQQMQMNPQHNPKQRRNHDHQPNNSQ, translated from the exons ATGCAGGTTGGTTGGCTTTGTGCAGGGAATTATTATATGGAAAGCTCAAATCTTGCCACACATTTCCCTTTCGTCCCTGCTGATTCCACCACCTACGCTCACTTTTCACCATTTGAATCGAAAGGAAAGCCGAGGAATCCCGAAGCTCCTAATACCCATCAGCGTTGTTCTTCCGAGAGTTTCCTCGAGGAGCAACCATCTTGGCTCGACGATCTTCTCAACGACTCAGAAATTTTTACTCACAAAGGTCATCGCCGATCAGCAAGCGATTCTTATGCATACTTAGGTGATGCAGCAGAGAAATTTAGCGTAAGAGGGAAATCAAAATATGAAAGTCCATTTATTGGGAACCTAGGACCCCAAAAAGATTTAGACAGCACCTCCATTGACAACAAGATCAACTCCTCGGATGAGAAAAGTGATCAG GTGACAGGAGAAGTGGAAGGAACTATAGTTGTAGGGAAGTACACAGAGCAAAGAAGTTCACGAACTCTTGAAGGGTTAGCTGATAAAGCTGGTGATTCTCAACTTAAGCCTTCTGCATCAGAGTTGGATTCAAAGCGAGCCAAACA GCACAATGCTCATCGTTCGCGGGTGAGGAAACTTCAATACATAACTCATCTTGAAAGGACTGTGCAAATGCTACAG GCAGAAGGGTCTCGAATCTCAGCTGAACTTAGATTTCTTGAACAGCAAAACGCAATCCTGATCATGGAAAATAGAGCACTTACGCAACGCCTGGAGAGTATATCACAGGAGCAGATCATCAAACACT GGGAGCAAGAGATGCTAGAAAGAGAAATTGGGAGGCTGCAAACTCTTTATCATTTACAGAAGCAACAGCAAATGCAAATGAATCCACAGCATAATCCCAAACAACGCCGCAACCACGATCACCAACCGAACAATTCCCAGTGA
- the LOC140962083 gene encoding uncharacterized protein At4g06598-like isoform X2, giving the protein MESSNLATHFPFVPADSTTYAHFSPFESKGKPRNPEAPNTHQRCSSESFLEEQPSWLDDLLNDSEIFTHKGHRRSASDSYAYLGDAAEKFSVRGKSKYESPFIGNLGPQKDLDSTSIDNKINSSDEKSDQVTGEVEGTIVVGKYTEQRSSRTLEGLADKAGDSQLKPSASELDSKRAKQHNAHRSRVRKLQYITHLERTVQMLQAEGSRISAELRFLEQQNAILIMENRALTQRLESISQEQIIKHWEQEMLEREIGRLQTLYHLQKQQQMQMNPQHNPKQRRNHDHQPNNSQ; this is encoded by the exons ATGGAAAGCTCAAATCTTGCCACACATTTCCCTTTCGTCCCTGCTGATTCCACCACCTACGCTCACTTTTCACCATTTGAATCGAAAGGAAAGCCGAGGAATCCCGAAGCTCCTAATACCCATCAGCGTTGTTCTTCCGAGAGTTTCCTCGAGGAGCAACCATCTTGGCTCGACGATCTTCTCAACGACTCAGAAATTTTTACTCACAAAGGTCATCGCCGATCAGCAAGCGATTCTTATGCATACTTAGGTGATGCAGCAGAGAAATTTAGCGTAAGAGGGAAATCAAAATATGAAAGTCCATTTATTGGGAACCTAGGACCCCAAAAAGATTTAGACAGCACCTCCATTGACAACAAGATCAACTCCTCGGATGAGAAAAGTGATCAG GTGACAGGAGAAGTGGAAGGAACTATAGTTGTAGGGAAGTACACAGAGCAAAGAAGTTCACGAACTCTTGAAGGGTTAGCTGATAAAGCTGGTGATTCTCAACTTAAGCCTTCTGCATCAGAGTTGGATTCAAAGCGAGCCAAACA GCACAATGCTCATCGTTCGCGGGTGAGGAAACTTCAATACATAACTCATCTTGAAAGGACTGTGCAAATGCTACAG GCAGAAGGGTCTCGAATCTCAGCTGAACTTAGATTTCTTGAACAGCAAAACGCAATCCTGATCATGGAAAATAGAGCACTTACGCAACGCCTGGAGAGTATATCACAGGAGCAGATCATCAAACACT GGGAGCAAGAGATGCTAGAAAGAGAAATTGGGAGGCTGCAAACTCTTTATCATTTACAGAAGCAACAGCAAATGCAAATGAATCCACAGCATAATCCCAAACAACGCCGCAACCACGATCACCAACCGAACAATTCCCAGTGA